In Cotesia glomerata isolate CgM1 unplaced genomic scaffold, MPM_Cglom_v2.3 scaffold_33, whole genome shotgun sequence, the genomic window TGTCAGTGATAACACGATTTAATTTAGATCTGTCAGACGAGCAGCTACCAGCGCGAACACCACGTCGGCGGCCAAGATTTGATTTCGTTTGATCCCAATCTCTCAGTGCAAAGCTTCCTCTCATTTGAACTCGACTTGAACCATTTATCGAGGGTCTTCTTATCGTTTTAACCGGAGTAGCTTTCTTTTCAAGGCTACGTCGTTGGAATGATGTCGGTGATACGGTTATTTTTTCACGAGTGTTAGAAGTACTGGTGTTTGTTGGTGGTGAATAAGATGTCGTTGGAGAATtaacatttcttattttagagACTTCTGAGCGACGTGAATTGCCAGGCCAACGACGTACTCTGTCATTTAGCAGCGGTTGCTGTTGCGATTGCTCTTGATTTATTGGATTATTCTCGTCAGTTGGACCATTTACGTCGCACCGTCTGTCTTCTGAGCGCGTACGACGTTTCGAATTAGGCGCTTCTGGCACGGAACAAATAGAATCGTCAGCTTCGTCTAACGTAGAACTGTGTCTACGTTTATTATAACTTATTTCTTTAGTTCTTCGCGTTGAACCCGGTCTAAGCGGTATTTCACGACGTCGCTTTAATCTAGAAGAGTCCAATGAAGCTGGAGGTAACATCTTTTGATCGTCTGAGCTAGATGTTGATGTTGCTGGCATCAATTGAGGCGATTGTTGAGctgaatttatttcattttcaactTTGTCGTCATTATTTACACTGGTGGATAAATCAGGTGGTTGTTTTTCGAGACTCGGACTAGGAATTGGATTGTCGAGCTGGTCTTTTTTGCAGTCAGCTTCAGTAGAATTGATTTCTGCTATTGGCGTTGGGCTTGAAATTAAATCTGCTAAATTAGAGTTGACTGAGCGACTTAGTTTAGATCCATTGCCGTTAAATGAATCCCAAGAGCCAAAAAATGCATTTCCTCTTGTCAACTGATAATCTTGACTGTCAGTATTTTCTACTTCATGCTTGTcagatattttttcttctgtaACAGTAGTTTCAATTGAAGAATCATTAACAGTTGATTCACTTACACGATCGTTGATACTTTGAGTACTTTTTGATGCAACATCAGTATTTTCTTCAACAGATTCATTTTCATCAACAGTATTTTCACCAGATGAAATCTGGCTATCATCACTACTTATGTCAGAAGAAGATATTTCAGCAACTTGAATATTCTCCATAATTGTACTTTCTTTAACACTTGATTCACTTAATATAGTATCATTATTATCGTTATCATATCTACTATTGTCAACAAACGATTCACGATTATTATCACTATTTTCTTGGAAACTATAATCGCTAGGTAAACTTTCATTGAGTCCAAATGAAGAAGATGAAGGACTTAGAGTTTGATTAAACTCTTCATTTGTAGAATTACTTTGTACGTTTAACGAACTTGCTATAGGATTTGGAGGTTCATTAACATTTGCCATCGGAGGGTGGGTTTTGTTGATGTCAATGTTGTTGAAATTCGGGTTACACGGATGAGGCGGTACAGGTGTTGGTATCATCTTTGGAGCTGAAGGTACAGGCTCTTTTTGGCGACGGTTCATCAGGACTTCACAGCGCGATGGTCCAGGAGGATCTATCATCAATGTAACGACACTTGTATTATCAGCTCGCAGACGTGTTGATGACCATCTTTCAAGAGCCCGATCAACTAAACTTTTGGAAGGATTTATCCACATCTGTGATTCTCCctgcattaaataaatatttattattatttttaaattaaaaaataaataaggaatttaaaaaaaaaaaaaaaattaattaaatacctGAAAAAGATTTCCGGTTTGTTGTGAagcaataaaatgtttttcattGTGTCTTTCAGCAGCTTGAACGATTGCCACAGCGGCTTGAGGTGTCAGCATATTCCAAAGACCATCAGTGCCAAAGATAAGACACCTATATGATTTAACATCTACTTTAATAACTTTGACATCAGGCTCAGGAGAGACAACAAAAGTATCTAATTCTGAATTGTAGCTCCATAAATCacctggaaaatttttatcaccagttaaataaattattattattattattataaaaataatttattacttaaatataattacCTAGAGATCGCGCAACAGCTAAAAATGGAATTTCATCAATATGAGTAGATCTTCGTACGGGTCCTTTGTGACCAATTCTAGGCCTATTCCATACGACCCTCGGTACACCTGATTTACTGATGACTTTTCCACCAGACTCTTGAATTCTTGTCATCTCTGGTCCGCTCTCCGGTTTATGATCTTTTGTAAGTGGTTTCGCTTTCCACTGAGGATCATCTTCGTTCTGATAGCCCAGGATTATTCCAGAATCTCCAACATGtcctatataaatttttcctttGCGTATAAAAGCTATACTGGCAGTTGTACCAGCTGTTGACGGTAATCCTGAGGCAGTTCTCGGCCACTTATCTGTcataaaaagaataattaacgTTAATTGAAAGCTGcgacatgttttttttttttttttttattttttatttttatttattgatgtaattaatgaaaaaatttattttaaattcataaaatttgcaTAATTTATCAGGATTTAATTACAATCAATCAatgtatattttgtatataacaaatataaataataaacaataaatattgatattttaggTTAGTACAACACGTTACATAACCTAGATTGTAAAGTGAATATCAAAGTGGGGGAAATACGCGGGACAATGATGCACACACAATGGCACGAGATTACTTTTACAATGACAAATATTCACATGGACGATCCGGACAagaaacattaaataaatttaaataaattaaaagagtaaaaaaaaaaaaatatatatatacaaaccTAATTCTCGCCACATAGCATAATGTGTATTAACATATCCATCTCTAATAGCTCGTAGGACGTCCTCATCCTTGTCACtccaaaagtttttttgtttgaCAATAATATCCATCAAGTGATCTTTGGCAAATTTAGCAGCTTCGCCTCCTCCGTGGCCAtcaaaaataccaaaaaatgcGTACTCCAGGTCTTTATCATCAGAAGTTTGTTGGTATGCCACACTGAACATGTCCTCCATATATTTACGACCGCCCTGGTTACAGTGCCCGGTAACCCGGAGATTAACCTTGATGCTTAACGGCATTATGAATCACCTCTCACACAGCACACtgatatttgttattattttaagtatattaaCACTCCGTACACGATACCGAGTGGTATCAATcactaaaatattattgtatctattattatgattgttattattattattattattattattattatcagtatCTACAATATAGATACGAAGCCAAGTCTAACGTTTAGAGTTTCTGTTTCTGATGATGGCCTGGCCTGGGTTATGACCACGTATTTGTAACACAGAACACACAGACTGCAGCGGAAACCTCGCGTATTAACTTTACTGCCAATAAAATGGTGGTGGGGtcgctgctgctgctgctgctgctgatgTTCCTTCTCTTGCTAATGATTCCTAAGAGCCATGACAGTGTATAGTTAGTATATgtacataaataattcaacTTACACATTTATAATGAATCCACCTTTATACTCACTACATTATACATTCTATTCCCCTCCATAAGCATGTCTGACTCTCCAACACTTATAAGTACACCATACATACATGTGTAAAGAAGAATTCGACTTGCGCGCAAGAGAGCCAAATGGGAAAACACGATGAGTAGGTACTGACTGGCGACTGTTGCTCTTTTTACCCTCACAGCTGTCTCTGTCTATCTCGTACGTCGCCGTCAATCCTTTGATACAGCGGCGGAAACTTTTATATCCTCAGCCTATCACGTTGCTTGACTGATTCCGCGGGCCTGTAGTAGTGAGTAAGTGGGATGGATAACGTAGAAGCTAATATAAAACCCCGATGGCCAGAACCTTCCGTTATATCTGTTGgtgtgtgtatgtatttatatatatagttagTACGACCTCCCAGGCTCTTGCGTTTGGCTGTGTTGGTCGACCTACTCGTCTGCGCAATGGCCCGCACGCAGAGCGACGTTGTCATACTTACAATTAGCTTACTTGCCACTTGCCTTTCTTTATTCTTGTATTGGTTTGATTTTCTTTACTCCACTCGCGGTtcaattcgaattatttttccgTTATcgctcatttttttatcaccaacaatcgttaaatttttaattcactgataacaaattttttattttttaaatttaatttttaagaatattcaatttttttttcttaattatttatttttataatttaccttGAAGAATATTACGTCTATCTAAAAGTCGTGGGTTCGCACCCGAGTTagggtttaatttttttttctttctataaaataaaatttaaattaagtttaaattaatataaatattttaattaaaaaataaagtatttaattatttatttatttatttatagaccTTCAAGATGTACAGTTTGATCGATGATGATCCAATGTCAATATATGGAACCTTTGAAgttgaaatatttgtttatgaatatttgaaaacaattttaatagcTAATTACTTGCGCGaaaaaaaatccataaaaATCAGGACGTAGTTTCAAGTTGAACAAAAATAGGTCAGCATATGGAGGACATTAAAAgaggataaataaaaaaatgatggtGTTTAAGCGTGATATCTTTGTATATACGAAGCGCTGAATCATGAACATCAGGTATGTGCAggagataatttaaaaaaataaagcgtGTTTAGACTTGTGGTTTTTCCGGCGCGGGATTTCTTGGGTTTAACTTGAGAATTTCAACGAGCATTAACCGTCACTCTTCTTACGACTTGGCAACATCGCAGTCACCGTTCGAAATACTCTTGCGCGAGGGGAAGAGAAGAGGAAATATGACTTTCGCCGTGGGTCCAATATTACCGCCCATATACGACAGCCagctaaattttatatttaaaaatattactgaagaatataaaaattcatataaaatatttaattataaactttttataaaattaattttttttttttcttttttttttttatttcagatctACGATCTTATTTTACATAACTGTTCtgttggataaaaaataaacaaaggTCACTACAACTCAACTTACAATACATATGAGAGATTTAAATACCAGCAGTCGCGCTAATGTAGGAATTGATAAAGATATATCCAACATATCCATGAAAGGTTGCGTCATCATTCAACAAGATGgcagttttaaattaaacattaaataatttttcgatttttaatgttttaatgTAAATCTAGGATTATCCAGCAAGACCTAAACGTAATTGATGtgtaactatttattttatttatttatttattaatttgatatgTAAGGGTATATAGAATCTCTACACATTGACATTGCGACTGAACTATTGACTTTTGGATTGTATTGCAGAATTACACACACTTACATATCATGCAGCGTAAGTTTTCTGTGTTGAAAATTTACGATATGAAGAATGACTACCTTGCTTGTAAAAGTAACTGAACAACATGAAACAAGTATGTACAGGATAAAACTTGTCGAGTTAAAAAGAATTCTTTGCTCTGAcacatcaaatttttattgcttgtcttttttaaatttgtttagtATCTGTTCTATGTTCGTTGATAATATGCGCGCGCATTTATGTCAGATCTGGAGcgcaatagttttttttttattttatttattttttatgaatttatctTGGTTAGATGTGAAAACTTACTTGAAAGCTgttaattagataatttaatatttttaaaatatttattaattttttaagaaaaataatcgaGAGTAATTGATATTGATGATGGATATTTATCTCAGAATGCAAGAGAATATGTTTCTCTGTTAATGAAATTTGAGAtagaatttgtaataattgatCCAGCGCTTTTTTTGTGTTATGtagtattattgttattattattatacgtTAGTCATTTGTTTCAACAATACCAACTGAGATACACAGTGGAAGTACTGCTGGTAAAGTAAATCCGTTCTAAAGCGCGCTCGCTTACTTTAcctttgtttatattttcaaaataattcatcttgatagaaaataattaagtataaGTAATTAAggttataaattaacaatacaATCATGTTTTGATTAATTGATATTGAACAATAATGATGTTCTTGTTATTTTCTTAGATTTTTGCGAAAAATGTCAGATTACTACGTTgtaaaatttcaagtaaataaagaTCCATGGGATGTAGCACCTAAACTGTGGCTAACTCGGAATAATGGCGACGATGATGATGAAAgtgacgatgatgatgattatgaTCAATGTTGGTGGCCTAATAATTATCAATGGtacaaaaaatcaaatcaaatcatttttaatggcAGTACTAAAGGCTGGAAATTGTGTGACATTGTCGaagttgataattttcaatatggttagaaaaattcttaaaatttttttccaactaaTTCTAAGATTGtttcttaacataaaaatttatatttcttaggTAGTTTAGAAGAAGCTGAAGTTAGAGCTGATACATTAAACCGTCGAGATTTGGAAGATagtaagtttaaaatttattttttatattaactgATTTTATGTTGATTTTATGCTGTATATTACAGAACGGTTCAATGAGTTGAAGGAACAAGTCGCAATTATGGGGAATAAAAATAGGATTATagattgtaattgtaattgtaattccTATGTGATACCTAAAAAGCTCAATGAGATACTTAGTCATTCTGAGAAGATAAAAGCCATGcttgtgaaaattaaacaaCAAGCTGACGCTAAAATAGTAAAACCGACTTTAGAAAAGCTTTTGCCGATTAAAAGCTACaaagatttaaaaacatttgaaacaAAGTTTCTAGAAGAAGATTGGATATCTCCAGCACTGGTAACTAACTCTTCAACGtttgataatatttaagatactattaattgttgatataaaatttctctcaatttattttacagaaaGAACTCATCGGAATTTTAACTGATGgcgaaaaaattcatgaaagTGTCTTTAGAATCCttgaaactattttttctcGTGAGTTAGCAGCTCAGTGTACTTGGGACGGAAATAATGGACTGAAAATCAaagatttattagtaattaagaaaatagaaggtagtattatcattatcacattaaattataattagactAGTATccttaattaatgtaataattttttagtaacttTGAGAGGCATTGCTCCTGAGTATAATGGATTATTTCAACAAGATGTTATTACTTGGTTTGAAAAGAACAGAAACTCAACTCTGTTACctgattaaattaatagttacatgccaaatattttatacttaagtatttttatactcagatactaattttattactattaataattttaagagacATTATAAGTTTGGTTACCAtcattaaaaagaatttatattcataaattccatggtttgttatttttattttctaataagtACAAGTCTTGTTTAAAGATTCTGCTAAATCATAATgttctttatatattaaatactgATCTTTTATCCATTGACGAATGTCCAATAATCGGTTTCTTAGTATTTCCATATTTATATCTTCGTCTTCGTTAACCTTggagtctaaaaaaaaaaaaaaaaaaaaaaatagattaagttaatgattaaatattaaaacaaaaatttatatgttacCAGGTCGAACAAATCCAGAAATATGAGGAAATTCTAAAGGTTTCACAGTCTTGACATTATTAACTCTCGATGggcaaattaaattcttagGCCACGTTAGAAGTCTCTGATGCTCTTCTTCCATCTtctgaatataattaatcatcGCCGAGTTCAAGCGTTGCTGCTCTTGCTTAAAATGATAATGACTTTGTATAAGTTTTTTCTCTAAATTCTGACTACtgcttgaaatattttttggatatttttttttcggtgatGAGTATCCTTCATGATCACTAACAGTTTGTCTAACATCAGTCTTTTTTCTAgactttttaacaataaatttatgacTAAAACTCTTGATATACTCTGAACTAGAGTCATTGATTTCAGactttgaaataataaattcatgatCACTCACTGATTGTCTTGAAtcagaactttttttattatttttaacacttGACTTATGACTAGAAATTTTAGTTGATTCAGAAATATAATCATCACTTCCAGTCGTTGTTGGTaccgtaaatttattatcactaacGGTTTGAATTGTTTCAGAAATTTTCTGAGACTTTTCAAGACTAGAATTATGACTAGAACGTTTAGTATTACTACTTTTATACTTAGAACTACTTGATTTTTCTTCAGTCTTTTTACTTTCATCAttacgaaaattattttcgattaattctaaacttgacaatttattttcatctttATCTTCAACAATTTCAGACAGCTTAACACTTTCTGAAGATAATTTCTTTTCAATTTCAACTTCACTCAGTATCTTTTCAGAAACTTTTCCAGATGCAATACTCTCCATGCTTTTATTACTACTAGAATTATTCAAACTACTAggttttttttctacactttCAGACACACTGGTACTCTTCTTGACTTTAATAGACCGAGATTCAGATGCATCTGAATCAATACTTTCAAAAGATTCAGAGTATTTATCAGTTAAAATTTCATCAGAATCATTTTTGCCAACATCTTCAGCACTAATCACTCCATCATCCAGATTAAAATGACCATTGAAAGACTTATCAGTGACTTCCTGAATAGTTTCGCTGACATCTTCAATAATTTCACTTATCTCTTCTCTGCTTGATGAATCTTCAACGTCTTTAGCATCACCCTCCTTGACTGATTTAACAGCATCCTCAGAGTTTTTATCACTGGATTGTCTAGATCTTGCTTTCGGCGTGTCATCAACAACTCTGACAGCAACATGTTCACTCTCATCCGAATTAGATTCAATATACTCCTCATAAGGATTCGGtaacttaatatttaatgtcGGGCGTAACACTTTACCTTCATCGCTACTTTTTGAACTGtcactagaaatttttttgtgcttgtactttttatcaatttcttttaaGCGATTCAATGCAGCTTTTGCTTTTGActccatatttttatttctgattttttaatattttaattaaaattaaacatttgtatatatttatatctccATAGCAACCATCAGTGGTTCAATAAAAAACATCtgtaacataaataaatatatgccCTCATTTTCATCCAAGTTGTAAGAtagacaattaaaaaaatttttaaattaaaaaaaaatttagaaaacaaataaataaaaagaataaaaaataatataaaaagtttaccgcgtgaataatttttagtaattatatcATTATGTCGGCAGCTGTCATATcagtaagtaataaaatagtttCCATTCCACAAGTGTTAGTAACCAAGTTGTCCGCTAGTGGAATATTGTCTCGACTTGCAGTGAATGTTTTAAGCGTGGTTGGCGTTGATTGGTTCCCGGAGACGAACCAATGGGCGTTCTCCATCTGTCTACCCCGTCAGTCAGTACTTTACCAACCACAACTCGCCTCTTGGCATTATCCAGTAACAAGTCTCTACGTTATAGTATACGTATTAGTTGTATGCTATTGAGCTGAAGATATAAAAACACATCGTTCAGTCGTCACTCGTTCTTGTACCTCATAAGGCGataatttataagaattacacgTAAAATGCGAGCTCTCGTTTCTGTACTGGCAATTGCCGTAATTGCCACCGTGTCCGCTGAAGTTTTCTTCGAAGAAAGATTTTCAGATGGtgagtaatatttattttaaaaaattactttcaaaaagccggttttttaattattattgttattctttttattttaattggaatcattatcattaatgGATACTTTCTTTATAtcctgatatttttttaacaagctTGTCAAGTTTATTTCCCATACATTAACCACAcccttcaatattttaaaaaattcgcttcaatatttaaaaatttgaatgatattttatgtaaacaattgcagtaatttaattttaattgttatcatttcgtttttataaaaattactggtgaaaaaaaatcaaaagattGACCCTAGTAACCGGCAAGATTGTtattcttagtttttttattgatacttaaaatatttattatttaattaggataaatacaatgaattttactatttaaaaaaacaaatttttttttaatcataggATAAAAGATGTACGTGAcgtataatgacatttttatatcttttgtcATTTTATTAGCAATAGTCTGGAAATCAAAACCGGGTTTTAAATACTGTTTTCAATAACACGACAGTAAGGGCTATTCACATCAACGTTTTGCCACGACAGAGGCGATCCCTTCTTCTTTAGAACCCCCACTTAGAACCCCGGATCGCTTTTTCAACCGGAAGCTTTAAACCCCTTGATTCTTGAACGATTTCTTTCCCTCTGAGTCACTGCTCGTGAAACATGACTCTGTAACCACGTGGCAAAATCAATTTCGCAATTCTTAAACCATCggctttttaaatttcaaaataatttaaaataataactctattaaagttaaactttattaataatgGAGTATTTAATTGTTTGCACAAATAGATTCATGGGAAAAGAACTGGGTATACTCAGAGCATCCCGGCAAAGAATTCGGAAAGTTCAAGCGGACTGCTGGAAAATTCTACCACGAAGAATTACAAGAcacaggtaattttttttctttgttaataaattaattttacaaaaattaaaatttgcatGTGAAGCTTATTTGCTtgatgttataaaaaataatccgaGCCTAGAGTCACATGCCATTCAACATGGATGGTAGGTGCTACAGGATCTCGGAGATCATATTAGGTCTGGCTTATGCCCTGAGCTTGTAATTATACATTCATCAGGTACCTTGTGCAGGCACAGCTGTATTTtagtctttaaaaatttttaattataaaaaaaagacttgttactgaattttttttatctaatttatagGTATCCAAACAACTGAAGATGCTAGGTTTTACGCTCTCAGCAAAAAGTTCAAGCCATTCACGAATAAGGACAAGCCATTGGTTGTCCAATTCACCGTCAAGCATGAACAGATGATCGATTGCGGTGGTGGCTACGTGAAAGTATTCGACTGTTCATTGGACCAGAAGGACATGCACGGAGAGACACCATACCTTCTTATGTTTGGACCTGACATTTGTGGACCTGGAACCAAGAAAGTTCACGTAATCTTTAACTACAAGGGAAAGAATCTGTTGATTAAGAAAGACATTCGTTGCAAGGACGACGTGTACACTCACTTGTACACTTTGATTGTCAAACCAGACAACACTTACGaggtaaaaaaatatgaaatttttttttttttttaattataaaaatcgagCCCAGAGTCTCATGTTCTTTTGATTTGGTAAAGTACAAGTGCTGAGGGTACTCGAAAAGCAAAGATTGTCTCGTTTGAATTAActaatgtgaaatttttatcgtaattaCACGGATAAAGCGAAGGCCAATATTACCATTATTCATTTGTTATGTACTTTATCTTTAATTACTGCTTGTtgataagaaatgaaaaatgattaatggatcagcttgtaaataattttaaataattttatgcaGGTTCTTATCGACAATGAAAAGGTTGAGTCTGGAGAACTTGAAGCCGACTGGGACTTTTTGCCACCCAAGAAAATCAAGGACCCGAATGAGAAGAAACCCGAAGACTGGGATGACCGTGCTACCATTCCCGACCCAGAAGACACCAAACCCGAAGACTGGGACAAGCCTGAGACTATCCCCGACCCTGAGGCCACCAAACCAGAAGACTGGGACGATGAAATGGACGGAGAATGGGAACCACCAATGATCGACAACCCAGACTTCAAAGGTGAATGGAAGCCAAAGCAAATTGACAACCCAGCTTTCAAAGGACCATGGCTCCATCCTGAAATCGACAACCCTGAGTACGTTAAGGACGAAGAACTCTACAAGAAAGACGAAGTCTGCGCCATTGGTTTCGATCTTTGGCAAGTCAAATCTGGAACCATCTTCGACAACGTTCTCATCACTGATGAACCAGAAGCCGCCAGCAAATTTGCCGAAGATGTTTGGAAACCAAActttgtaagtattttttattatttgattagtttttttttaaatatatttattttaaatgatgaTAAAAGTGATAGCTGATTATAATGAGCGATAGAAAAGCTGGAATTCCTCGTTgctgatttttaataatttataataattattattatttttttaattgtcaatatttattgattgtaatttttttgtgttattaGGAAGGTGaaaagaaaatgaaagaaGCTCAAGATGAGGCTGAAAGAAAATCAATGGAAGCGGAGAAACCAGAAGCCCCAGAAGaggatgatgatgaagatgatgatgatgcgGATGACGAAGACAACACCGTACCAGAAGTTGAGGTAATTAGTCAACTTTTTTAGCAttcatttattgatttattttattttcatgatgATACGCCACTTCTGAATCGCATGAGCGAAATATTTAGTGGAATTCCTCGTTTCTGAttacattttttcataaatgtttatttatattgttaattatttaaattattaataatggattttttatttgttttcagGA contains:
- the LOC123274413 gene encoding uncharacterized protein DDB_G0292186, whose protein sequence is MPLSIKVNLRVTGHCNQGGRKYMEDMFSVAYQQTSDDKDLEYAFFGIFDGHGGGEAAKFAKDHLMDIIVKQKNFWSDKDEDVLRAIRDGYVNTHYAMWRELDKWPRTASGLPSTAGTTASIAFIRKGKIYIGHVGDSGIILGYQNEDDPQWKAKPLTKDHKPESGPEMTRIQESGGKVISKSGVPRVVWNRPRIGHKGPVRRSTHIDEIPFLAVARSLGDLWSYNSELDTFVVSPEPDVKVIKVDVKSYRCLIFGTDGLWNMLTPQAAVAIVQAAERHNEKHFIASQQTGNLFQGESQMWINPSKSLVDRALERWSSTRLRADNTSVVTLMIDPPGPSRCEVLMNRRQKEPVPSAPKMIPTPVPPHPCNPNFNNIDINKTHPPMANVNEPPNPIASSLNVQSNSTNEEFNQTLSPSSSSFGLNESLPSDYSFQENSDNNRESFVDNSRYDNDNNDTILSESSVKESTIMENIQVAEISSSDISSDDSQISSGENTVDENESVEENTDVASKSTQSINDRVSESTVNDSSIETTVTEEKISDKHEVENTDSQDYQLTRGNAFFGSWDSFNGNGSKLSRSVNSNLADLISSPTPIAEINSTEADCKKDQLDNPIPSPSLEKQPPDLSTSVNNDDKVENEINSAQQSPQLMPATSTSSSDDQKMLPPASLDSSRLKRRREIPLRPGSTRRTKEISYNKRRHSSTLDEADDSICSVPEAPNSKRRTRSEDRRCDVNGPTDENNPINQEQSQQQPLLNDRVRRWPGNSRRSEVSKIRNVNSPTTSYSPPTNTSTSNTREKITVSPTSFQRRSLEKKATPVKTIRRPSINGSSRVQMRGSFALRDWDQTKSNLGRRRGVRAGSCSSDRSKLNRVIT
- the LOC123274398 gene encoding uncharacterized protein LOC123274398 codes for the protein MSDYYVVKFQVNKDPWDVAPKLWLTRNNGDDDDESDDDDDYDQCWWPNNYQWYKKSNQIIFNGSTKGWKLCDIVEVDNFQYGSLEEAEVRADTLNRRDLEDKRFNELKEQVAIMGNKNRIIDCNCNCNSYVIPKKLNEILSHSEKIKAMLVKIKQQADAKIVKPTLEKLLPIKSYKDLKTFETKFLEEDWISPALKELIGILTDGEKIHESVFRILETIFSRELAAQCTWDGNNGLKIKDLLVIKKIEVTLRGIAPEYNGLFQQDVITWFEKNRNSTLLPD
- the LOC123274396 gene encoding muscle M-line assembly protein unc-89-like, with product MESKAKAALNRLKEIDKKYKHKKISSDSSKSSDEGKVLRPTLNIKLPNPYEEYIESNSDESEHVAVRVVDDTPKARSRQSSDKNSEDAVKSVKEGDAKDVEDSSSREEISEIIEDVSETIQEVTDKSFNGHFNLDDGVISAEDVGKNDSDEILTDKYSESFESIDSDASESRSIKVKKSTSVSESVEKKPSSLNNSSSNKSMESIASGKVSEKILSEVEIEKKLSSESVKLSEIVEDKDENKLSSLELIENNFRNDESKKTEEKSSSSKYKSSNTKRSSHNSSLEKSQKISETIQTVSDNKFTVPTTTGSDDYISESTKISSHKSSVKNNKKSSDSRQSVSDHEFIISKSEINDSSSEYIKSFSHKFIVKKSRKKTDVRQTVSDHEGYSSPKKKYPKNISSSSQNLEKKLIQSHYHFKQEQQRLNSAMINYIQKMEEEHQRLLTWPKNLICPSRVNNVKTVKPLEFPHISGFVRPDSKVNEDEDINMEILRNRLLDIRQWIKDQYLIYKEHYDLAESLNKTCTY
- the LOC123274397 gene encoding calreticulin, which encodes MRALVSVLAIAVIATVSAEVFFEERFSDDSWEKNWVYSEHPGKEFGKFKRTAGKFYHEELQDTGIQTTEDARFYALSKKFKPFTNKDKPLVVQFTVKHEQMIDCGGGYVKVFDCSLDQKDMHGETPYLLMFGPDICGPGTKKVHVIFNYKGKNLLIKKDIRCKDDVYTHLYTLIVKPDNTYEVLIDNEKVESGELEADWDFLPPKKIKDPNEKKPEDWDDRATIPDPEDTKPEDWDKPETIPDPEATKPEDWDDEMDGEWEPPMIDNPDFKGEWKPKQIDNPAFKGPWLHPEIDNPEYVKDEELYKKDEVCAIGFDLWQVKSGTIFDNVLITDEPEAASKFAEDVWKPNFEGEKKMKEAQDEAERKSMEAEKPEAPEEDDDEDDDDADDEDNTVPEVEEHDEL